The following coding sequences are from one Macaca nemestrina isolate mMacNem1 chromosome 1, mMacNem.hap1, whole genome shotgun sequence window:
- the LOC105498220 gene encoding low affinity immunoglobulin gamma Fc region receptor III-A isoform X2, with protein sequence MWQLLLPTALLLLVSAGMRAEDLPKAVVFLEPQWYRVLEKDSVTLKCQGAYSPEDNSTRWFHNESLISSQTSSYFIAAARVNNSGEYRCQTSLSTLSDPVQLEVHIGWLLLQAPRWVFKEEESIHLRCHSWKNTLLHKVTYLQNGKGRKYFHQNSDFYIPKATLKDSGSYFCRGLIGSKNVSSETVNITITQDLAVSSISSFFPPGYQVSFCLVMVLLFAVDTGLYFSVKKSIPSSTRDWEDHKFKWSKDPQDK encoded by the exons ATGTGGCAGCTGCTCCTCCCAACTGCTCTGCTACTTCTAG TTTCAGCTGGCATGCGGGCTG AAGATCTCCCAAAGGCTGTGGTGTTCCTGGAGCCTCAATGGTACAGGGTGCTCGAGAAGGACAGTGTGACTCTGAAGTGCCAGGGAGCCTACTCCCCTGAGGACAATTCCACACGGTGGTTTCACAATGAGAGCCTCATCTCAAGCCAGACCTCGAGCTACTTCATTGCTGCTGCCAGAGTCAACAACAGTGGAGAGTACAGGTGCCAGACAAGCCTCTCCACACTCAGTGACCCGGTGCAGCTGGAAGTCCATATCG GCTGGCTATTGCTCCAGGCCCCTCGGTGGGTGTTCAAGGAGGAAGAATCTATTCACCTGAGGTGTCACAGCTGGAAGAACACTCTTCTGCATAAGGTCACGTATTTACAGAATGGCAAAGGCAGGAAGTATTTTCATCAGAATTCTGACTTCTACATTCCAAAAGCCACACTCAAAGACAGCGGCTCCTACTTCTGCAGGGGACTTATTGGGAGTAAAAATGTATCTTCAGAGACTGTGAACATCACCATCACTCAAG ATTTGGCAGTGTCATCCATCTCATCATTCTTTCCACCTGGGTACCAAGTCTCTTTCTGCCTGGTGATGGTACTCCTTTTTGCAGTGGACACAGGACTATATTTCTCTGTGAAGAAAAGCATTCCAAGCTCAACAAGGGACTGGGAGGACCATAAATTTAAATGGAGCAAGGACCCTCAAGACAAATGA
- the LOC105498220 gene encoding low affinity immunoglobulin gamma Fc region receptor III-A isoform X1, translating to MWQLLLPTALLLLVSAGMRADLPKAVVFLEPQWYRVLEKDSVTLKCQGAYSPEDNSTRWFHNESLISSQTSSYFIAAARVNNSGEYRCQTSLSTLSDPVQLEVHIGWLLLQAPRWVFKEEESIHLRCHSWKNTLLHKVTYLQNGKGRKYFHQNSDFYIPKATLKDSGSYFCRGLIGSKNVSSETVNITITQDLAVSSISSFFPPGYQVSFCLVMVLLFAVDTGLYFSVKKSIPSSTRDWEDHKFKWSKDPQDK from the exons ATGTGGCAGCTGCTCCTCCCAACTGCTCTGCTACTTCTAG TTTCAGCTGGCATGCGGGCTG ATCTCCCAAAGGCTGTGGTGTTCCTGGAGCCTCAATGGTACAGGGTGCTCGAGAAGGACAGTGTGACTCTGAAGTGCCAGGGAGCCTACTCCCCTGAGGACAATTCCACACGGTGGTTTCACAATGAGAGCCTCATCTCAAGCCAGACCTCGAGCTACTTCATTGCTGCTGCCAGAGTCAACAACAGTGGAGAGTACAGGTGCCAGACAAGCCTCTCCACACTCAGTGACCCGGTGCAGCTGGAAGTCCATATCG GCTGGCTATTGCTCCAGGCCCCTCGGTGGGTGTTCAAGGAGGAAGAATCTATTCACCTGAGGTGTCACAGCTGGAAGAACACTCTTCTGCATAAGGTCACGTATTTACAGAATGGCAAAGGCAGGAAGTATTTTCATCAGAATTCTGACTTCTACATTCCAAAAGCCACACTCAAAGACAGCGGCTCCTACTTCTGCAGGGGACTTATTGGGAGTAAAAATGTATCTTCAGAGACTGTGAACATCACCATCACTCAAG ATTTGGCAGTGTCATCCATCTCATCATTCTTTCCACCTGGGTACCAAGTCTCTTTCTGCCTGGTGATGGTACTCCTTTTTGCAGTGGACACAGGACTATATTTCTCTGTGAAGAAAAGCATTCCAAGCTCAACAAGGGACTGGGAGGACCATAAATTTAAATGGAGCAAGGACCCTCAAGACAAATGA